A region from the Cygnus olor isolate bCygOlo1 chromosome 24, bCygOlo1.pri.v2, whole genome shotgun sequence genome encodes:
- the NUAK2 gene encoding NUAK family SNF1-like kinase 2 translates to MERAAGPGGAPQPGGLSRSPLPKKQAVKRHHHKHNLKHRYEFLETLGKGTYGKVKKARERSGKLVAIKSIRKDKIKDEQDLVHIRREIEIMSSLNHPHIIAVHEVFENSSKIVIVMEYASKGDLYDYISERQRLTEQEARHFFRQVVSAVYYCHKNGIVHRDLKLENILLDANGNIKIADFGLSNVYQQDKFLQTYCGSPLYASPEIINGRPYKGPEVDSWSLGVLLYILVHGTMPFDGHDYKTLVKQITNGDYREPTNLSDACGLIRWMLMVNPERRATIEDIATHWWVNWGYRVPLGEQEMLRESESPLATVAEWLRRSSRPLFENSSKVRCFFKQHIPGVALERQRSLKKSKKENDVSHVLQEVALAPENPSKSILKRPKGILKKRNSCEQKVPGPLPAAPLGEAKSEDGEAAAVALIHILSPEVLAGSEGSSVVPAVVPKKGILKKPPKRESGYYSSLECCESGDVLDTGSLDLDGSVFADSPSADQPPPSLPTGRKGILKHSSKYSPSSTEPGSPPGQGFGCFSEVSLPRAPLAPRTRPASAVSEDSILSTESFDQLDLPTRVPPSSVGMRGCVSADSLLRLEEEEADEGRRLRRWTMTHCPSALGESRFSLESCDNVTEVYRHAVAISLKLS, encoded by the exons AtggagcgggcggcggggccggggggcgccccGCAGCCGGGGGGGCTCAGCAGGTCGCCGCTGCCCAAGAAGCAGGCGGTGAAGCGGCACCACCACAAGCACAACCTCAAGCACCGCTACGAGTTCCTGGAGACGCTGGGGAAAGGCACCTACGGCAAGGTGAAGAAGGCTCGGGAGCGCTCCGGCAAGCTG GTGGCCATCAAGTCCATCCGGAAAGACAAAATCAAGGATGAGCAGGACCTTGTCCACATCCGGAGAGAGATTGAGATCATGTCGTCCCTCAACCACCCCCACATCATCGCTGTCCATGAAG TGTTTGAGAACAGCAGCAAGATCGTCATCGTGATGGAGTACGCCAGCAAGGGGGACCTGTATGACTACATCAGCGAGCGGCAGCGGCTGACGGAGCAGGAGGCACGCCACTTCTTCCGCCAGGTCGTGTCGGCCGTCTACTACTGCCACAAG AACGGGATCGTGCACAGAGACCTGAAGCTGGAGAACATCCTTCTGGATGCCAATGGGAACATCAAG ATCGCAGACTTTGGCCTGTCCAACGTTTACCAGCAGGACAAGTTTCTGCAGACATACTGCGGCAGTCCTCTCTATGCATCTCCTGAAATCATCAACGGGCGGCCCTACAAGGGCCCGGAG GTGGACAGCTGGTCCCTCGGCGTTCTCCTCTACATCCTGGTCCATGGCACGATGCCATTCGATGGCCACGACTACAAGACTCTGGTCAAGCAGATCACAAACGGAGACTACCGGGAGCCCACCAACCTGTCAG ATGCCTGCGGGTTGATCCGGTGGATGCTGATGGTGAACCCAGAGCGTCGAGCCACCATCGAGGACATCGCCACGCACTGGTGGGTCAACTGGGGCTACAGAGTGCCCCTTGGGGAGCAGGAGATGCTGCGGGAGAGCGAGTCCCCCCTGGCCACGGTGGCAGAGTGGCTGCGGCGCTCCTCCCGGCCCCTCTTTGAGAACAGCTCCAAGGTGCGCTGCTTCTTCAAGCAGCACATCCCCGGCGTGGCCCTGGAGCGGCAGCGCTCGCTCAAGAAGTCCAAGAAGGAGAACGACGTCTCCCAcgtgctgcaggaggtggccCTGGCCCCGGAGAACCCCTCCAAGTCCATCCTCAAGCGGCCCAAGGGCATCCTGAAGAAGAGGAACTCCTGCGAACAGAAGGTGCCTGGCCCTCTACCGGCAGCTCCTCTGGGAGAGGCGAAGAGCGAGGATGGAGAAGCGGCTGCCGTGGCTCTGATCCACATCCTGTCCCCAGAGGTGCTGGCTGGCAGCGAGGGCAGCAGCGTTGTACCTGCAGTTGTGCCCAAGAAGGGAATCCTCAAAAAGCCCCCCAAGAGGGAGTCGGGCTATTACTCATCCCTGGAGTGCTGCGAGTCCGGGGATGTTCTGGACACAGGGAGCTTGGACCTTGATGGGAGCGTGTTTGCCGACAGCCCCTCTGCAGatcagcccccccccagcctccccactgGCCGAAAAGGCATCCTCAAGCACAGCAGCAAGTactcccccagcagcaccgagccaggcagccccccggggcagggctTTGGGTGTTTCAgcgaggtgtccctgcccagagCCCCCCTGGCCCCCCGCACCCGCCCAGCCAGTGCTGTGAGCGAGGACAGCATCCTCTCCACTGAGTCCTTTGACCAGCTTGACCTGCCCACCCGTGTCCCCCCCAGCAGCGTGGGCATGCGGGGCTGCGTCTCTGCTGACAGCCTCCTgcggctggaggaggaggaggcggatGAAGGGCGCCGGCTGCGCCGCTGGACCATGACGCACTGCCCCAGCGCCCTGGGGGAGAGCCGCTTCTCCCTGGAGAGCTGTGACAACGTCACCGAGGTTTACCGGCACGCCGTGGCCATCAGCCTCAAGCTGAGCTGA